One window from the genome of Hyphomonas neptunium ATCC 15444 encodes:
- a CDS encoding DUF1838 family protein — protein sequence MFRSVLSGFALLLVACSSVGEPAPEAEVSDADVFRNWVEARAGTGEAVHWVSEGAVYAYPSGEKILGMKGFDSSKVIWPEGDEGEVIHLTRKTFTYTDPVTGAFLTEFNGQKVVPIAYPYQLIRYRMKDGLIFADVEQGVEPRVQNIAAKDGIISRKVGDSWAFTAPLFLNFPLPGGGQYEAWENYDFFIHPEGSISEPHQMTWQRFGDLPPWAGGGKGIYHLLSWRVESTDEFPPELLAWAEAEKPLWLAPPESLEEVRKLQKGEGGPGWGQ from the coding sequence ATGTTCCGATCTGTCCTTTCCGGTTTTGCGCTGCTTCTCGTGGCTTGTAGCTCAGTGGGTGAACCGGCGCCGGAAGCGGAAGTGAGCGACGCAGATGTCTTCCGCAACTGGGTCGAGGCGCGGGCGGGTACGGGCGAGGCGGTTCATTGGGTTTCAGAAGGGGCGGTTTATGCCTATCCTTCGGGCGAGAAGATCCTCGGCATGAAGGGGTTTGACAGTTCGAAGGTGATCTGGCCGGAGGGGGATGAGGGCGAGGTGATCCACCTCACCCGCAAGACCTTCACCTATACAGACCCGGTAACGGGCGCGTTCCTGACAGAGTTCAACGGTCAGAAGGTCGTGCCGATTGCCTATCCCTATCAGTTGATCCGTTACCGGATGAAAGACGGATTGATCTTTGCCGATGTCGAACAGGGGGTGGAGCCGCGCGTGCAGAATATTGCCGCGAAAGACGGGATCATATCACGCAAGGTGGGCGACAGCTGGGCCTTTACGGCGCCGCTGTTCCTGAACTTCCCATTGCCGGGCGGGGGCCAATATGAGGCCTGGGAGAATTATGACTTCTTCATCCATCCTGAAGGCAGCATCAGCGAGCCGCACCAGATGACGTGGCAGCGCTTTGGTGATCTTCCGCCCTGGGCGGGCGGGGGCAAGGGCATCTATCACCTGCTGAGCTGGCGCGTTGAGTCGACGGATGAGTTTCCCCCAGAACTGCTGGCCTGGGCCGAGGCGGAAAAGCCGCTCTGGCTGGCGCCGCCCGAAAGCCTGGAAGAAGTCCGTAAGCTGCAGAAGGGCGAAGGCGGGCCGGGCTGGGGGCAGTAA